A single window of Leptolyngbya ohadii IS1 DNA harbors:
- a CDS encoding adenosine deaminase has product MALYAELHRHLGGSVVPRVLWRYFQRNQSDLSDRFNDYDDFEDFYTRPRNTLDEYLELHTLVEKVQTNDTLPYFIYRLMRGAYVFENLAYLELRYTPYLRTPEHLSQSERIDAMANIVEVVGKASQLVEYPIVTSQILCMHSRLPYEVNRAIVDLAAQMRQYVCAIDLAGGDAHYAERLDEYGGLYDYARSLGLNTTGHLYETEAGCYPELLPYLMRIGHGIQIPLKHPELLPQLAREGQCLEVCPTTYPKTGTLKDIQQLKVVFDRCFEAGVDIAICTDNAGLHNVRLPFEYENLLTQDIISFKQLQACQDAAFRHAFAWKHKERPASILSNILKPELNAAR; this is encoded by the coding sequence ATGGCACTTTATGCAGAACTTCACCGCCATTTAGGAGGCTCCGTTGTTCCCCGCGTCCTCTGGCGATATTTTCAGCGTAATCAGTCGGACTTGTCCGATCGCTTTAATGACTATGACGACTTTGAAGACTTCTACACCCGCCCCCGCAACACGCTAGACGAGTATCTGGAACTGCATACGCTGGTGGAAAAAGTCCAGACGAACGACACCCTGCCCTACTTTATCTATCGCCTGATGCGCGGCGCGTATGTCTTCGAGAATCTGGCATACCTGGAACTGCGCTACACCCCCTACCTGCGAACCCCAGAGCATCTGAGCCAGTCCGAACGGATTGATGCAATGGCGAATATTGTGGAGGTCGTCGGCAAAGCCAGTCAGCTCGTAGAATACCCGATCGTCACCAGCCAAATCCTCTGTATGCACTCCCGCCTGCCCTACGAGGTGAACCGGGCGATCGTGGATCTGGCGGCACAGATGCGGCAGTACGTTTGCGCGATCGATCTGGCGGGAGGCGATGCTCACTACGCGGAGCGGTTAGATGAATATGGGGGACTGTACGACTATGCCCGATCGCTGGGACTCAACACCACCGGACACTTATATGAAACCGAAGCAGGCTGCTACCCGGAGCTGTTGCCCTACCTGATGCGAATTGGTCACGGTATCCAGATCCCCCTCAAGCACCCGGAACTGCTGCCCCAGCTTGCCAGGGAAGGACAATGCCTGGAAGTATGCCCGACCACCTATCCCAAAACCGGGACGCTCAAGGATATTCAGCAGTTGAAAGTGGTGTTCGATCGCTGCTTTGAAGCCGGAGTAGACATTGCCATCTGTACGGACAACGCCGGACTGCACAACGTTCGTTTGCCCTTCGAGTATGAGAATCTGCTGACCCAGGACATCATCAGCTTTAAGCAGCTTCAAGCCTGCCAGGATGCCGCCTTCCGCCATGCGTTCGCCTGGAAACACAAGGAGCGTCCTGCCTCGATTCTCAGTAATATTCTTAAACCAGAACTCAACGCCGCCCGATAA
- a CDS encoding FG-GAP repeat protein, translating into MKALKPLIGGTIAFSLTLISAMPLQAQTNSQANSQTNPRSGWYNCMTREAWSPQKTAWCNQMQQMMNASYTTLETGKVTLQNGKFDDRANQINMQLVNRPGFVATGDLNGDGVDDMVTVLSGNTGGSGIFIYLVAGMQEGSQTVPTTPIMLGDRVRVQSIRIEDGKVLVDMIEQGPNDPMCCPTLRVQKTYELGYGLLPVEQR; encoded by the coding sequence ATGAAAGCTCTAAAACCCCTGATAGGTGGCACGATCGCCTTTAGTCTTACCCTCATTTCTGCCATGCCCCTTCAGGCGCAAACCAATTCGCAAGCCAATTCGCAGACTAATCCGCGATCGGGCTGGTATAACTGCATGACCCGCGAAGCCTGGAGTCCGCAAAAAACTGCCTGGTGCAACCAGATGCAGCAGATGATGAACGCTTCCTATACCACTCTCGAAACGGGCAAGGTAACGCTGCAAAACGGCAAATTTGACGATCGTGCTAACCAAATCAATATGCAGTTGGTTAATCGTCCCGGTTTCGTGGCTACGGGAGATCTGAACGGCGATGGCGTAGATGATATGGTGACGGTGCTGAGCGGCAATACGGGTGGCTCCGGCATCTTTATCTATCTGGTGGCAGGAATGCAGGAAGGCTCCCAGACCGTTCCCACCACGCCGATTATGCTGGGCGACCGGGTAAGGGTACAGTCGATCCGGATTGAGGACGGCAAAGTTTTGGTGGACATGATTGAGCAGGGTCCGAACGATCCGATGTGCTGCCCCACGCTGCGGGTGCAGAAAACCTATGAATTGGGGTATGGACTGCTGCCCGTAGAGCAACGATAG
- a CDS encoding AAA family ATPase: MQSSPCGQRIVVVGTSGSGKTTFAKELADRLQTPHIELDALHWEPNWTEAEPEVFRSRISQALQGEQWVVDGNYSKARDLVWRRADTLIWLDYSFPVTFYRIVKRTLYRSLTRQELWSGNRETLRQLLSKDSMIFWVLKTYARRRKEYRVLLGRSEYNHLQKIRLTSPKTSCDWLSDISQQVEMNR; the protein is encoded by the coding sequence ATGCAATCTTCCCCCTGCGGTCAGCGAATCGTTGTTGTCGGCACAAGTGGTTCCGGCAAAACTACTTTTGCCAAAGAACTAGCCGACCGCCTGCAAACCCCCCACATCGAGCTGGATGCCCTGCACTGGGAACCAAACTGGACAGAGGCAGAGCCAGAGGTCTTTCGATCGCGCATCAGTCAGGCACTTCAGGGAGAACAGTGGGTCGTAGACGGCAATTACAGCAAGGCGCGGGATCTCGTTTGGAGGCGGGCAGATACGCTGATCTGGCTGGACTACTCCTTCCCAGTGACGTTTTATCGGATTGTAAAGCGCACCCTTTACCGCAGCCTCACCCGTCAGGAACTCTGGAGCGGCAATCGCGAAACCCTCAGGCAATTGCTCAGCAAGGATTCCATGATTTTCTGGGTTCTCAAAACCTATGCCCGCAGAAGGAAAGAGTATCGCGTTTTGCTGGGGCGATCGGAGTATAACCATCTGCAAAAAATTCGCCTCACCAGCCCTAAAACCTCCTGTGACTGGCTTTCAGACATTTCTCAACAGGTGGAAATGAATCGATGA
- a CDS encoding TldD/PmbA family protein, with the protein MVTSLSLQDRLLETIAPYRQQVDYLEIRLEQSESTSIGYRGKQLDAVDRSFALAGGVRACHRGGWSFVTFNGLADLQQRIEEAIAQAKIVGKETTELAEIAPIQDYVDVELGRDPRGIALDTKRALIEQYNQILLEFDPRIQTTMTGYSDRFSTTYFVNSLGSCIAQERLDVSGRFGVIARGEGGVVRQGFESIHSRSDYGVLEGVEGQVRSAAERAVRQLDAKPVKGGQYTVVLDPYLSGVFIHEAFGHLSEADFVYENPRMQELLVLGKPIAIPQLNVVDDATMPGLPGSLKYDDEGVPAQRKYLIKDGILTQRLHNRETAGKLHEEPTGNARALSALYPPIVRMTNTGIESGDCKFEDMIRDVEEGVYAVRMLGGQTNGEMFTFAAAEGYMIRNGQLAEPVSDVTLSGNVFQTLKDIDAIGDDSVYKNGGCGKGGQSPLPVSVGGPHVRINNVVVGGR; encoded by the coding sequence GTGGTTACATCTCTTTCGTTACAGGATCGGTTGCTAGAAACGATCGCCCCCTATCGGCAGCAGGTTGATTATCTAGAAATTCGGCTGGAGCAAAGCGAATCGACATCGATCGGCTATCGGGGTAAGCAGTTGGATGCGGTCGATCGCAGTTTTGCCCTGGCGGGAGGGGTAAGAGCCTGTCATCGCGGCGGCTGGAGCTTTGTCACCTTTAACGGACTGGCGGATCTGCAACAGCGGATCGAAGAAGCGATCGCCCAGGCAAAGATCGTCGGCAAGGAAACCACCGAACTCGCAGAGATTGCGCCGATTCAGGACTACGTTGACGTTGAACTGGGCAGAGATCCGCGTGGCATTGCCCTCGATACCAAACGCGCTTTGATTGAGCAGTACAACCAGATTTTGCTGGAATTTGATCCGCGCATCCAGACCACGATGACGGGTTACAGCGATCGGTTCAGCACGACTTATTTTGTCAATTCGCTCGGCTCCTGCATTGCTCAGGAACGGCTGGATGTGTCGGGACGATTTGGGGTAATTGCCCGTGGCGAAGGCGGCGTGGTGCGTCAGGGCTTTGAGTCGATCCATTCGCGATCGGACTATGGCGTGCTGGAAGGCGTGGAAGGACAGGTAAGAAGTGCGGCGGAGCGGGCAGTGCGTCAGTTGGATGCGAAGCCGGTGAAGGGCGGACAATATACTGTGGTGCTTGACCCTTATCTATCGGGCGTGTTTATCCACGAGGCGTTTGGGCATTTGTCCGAGGCGGATTTTGTCTACGAGAATCCCCGAATGCAGGAATTGCTGGTGCTGGGTAAGCCGATCGCCATTCCGCAATTGAATGTGGTGGATGATGCCACGATGCCCGGTCTGCCCGGATCGCTGAAGTACGACGATGAGGGCGTTCCGGCACAGCGCAAGTATCTGATTAAGGATGGCATTCTCACCCAGCGACTCCACAACCGCGAAACCGCAGGCAAACTGCACGAGGAACCCACCGGAAACGCCCGCGCCCTCAGTGCCCTCTACCCACCGATCGTCCGCATGACGAATACGGGAATTGAAAGCGGCGACTGCAAATTTGAGGACATGATCCGCGACGTGGAAGAAGGCGTCTACGCAGTGCGAATGCTGGGCGGACAAACCAACGGCGAGATGTTTACCTTTGCAGCAGCAGAAGGCTACATGATTCGCAACGGTCAGCTCGCGGAACCCGTCAGTGATGTCACCCTCAGCGGCAACGTTTTCCAGACGCTCAAGGATATCGACGCGATCGGGGATGATTCCGTTTACAAGAACGGCGGCTGCGGCAAAGGCGGACAGTCTCCCCTGCCCGTGAGCGTGGGCGGTCCCCATGTGCGAATTAATAACGTCGTCGTGGGTGGACGCTAG
- a CDS encoding AI-2E family transporter: MTHPITRIRDTLSNLLPRWIVILLAIPLGILNGWAILQFIRYFGSTFTILAIATLLSFLLNFPVTFLEKRGIGRGYSILLVFLTFLGIVATLGITLLPLLFMQLQELVTHLPDGISAMNSQLDAFQNWAASRGLPINVSGITQQLETIVPQELDNLPNQIIGVVLETADSVFNAILTIALTLYLMLHGEGFWKTIFQWFPEAWVQQGQKLLSQNFRNYFIGQVTVALIQGTVLTIVFFVLRVPFFLLFGIGIGLMVLIPFFDFLGALLASLIVGVTNPGFGAIVLVAAILSDQIIDNSLSPRILGRLVGLNPVWVILSLLIGVQTAGFLGIVLAVPVASTIGDVLLAVRTVQSDSPSAVNQTVNQTVNQTVS, encoded by the coding sequence ATGACTCACCCCATTACCCGGATTCGGGATACTCTCAGCAATCTCCTGCCGCGATGGATTGTGATTTTGCTGGCGATTCCGCTCGGCATCCTGAACGGGTGGGCAATTCTTCAGTTCATTCGCTATTTTGGTTCGACGTTCACAATACTGGCGATCGCAACGCTGCTGTCGTTTCTGCTCAACTTCCCGGTCACGTTTCTAGAGAAGCGGGGCATTGGGCGGGGCTACAGCATTTTGCTGGTCTTTCTCACATTTCTAGGTATTGTAGCAACTCTGGGCATTACCCTGCTGCCGCTCCTGTTTATGCAGCTTCAGGAACTCGTCACCCATCTGCCGGACGGGATTAGCGCCATGAACAGTCAACTGGATGCGTTTCAAAACTGGGCAGCCAGTCGGGGATTGCCGATTAACGTGAGCGGGATTACCCAACAGCTCGAAACGATCGTCCCACAGGAATTAGATAACCTGCCGAATCAGATCATTGGGGTGGTGCTGGAAACGGCAGACAGTGTGTTTAACGCAATTTTGACGATCGCTCTCACCCTTTATCTGATGCTGCATGGGGAGGGCTTTTGGAAGACGATTTTTCAGTGGTTCCCGGAAGCGTGGGTGCAGCAGGGTCAAAAGTTGCTGAGCCAAAACTTTCGCAATTATTTTATTGGGCAGGTGACGGTTGCCCTGATCCAGGGAACGGTATTGACGATCGTGTTTTTCGTGCTGCGCGTCCCCTTTTTCCTGCTGTTTGGCATCGGCATTGGGCTAATGGTGCTGATTCCGTTCTTTGATTTCCTGGGGGCACTGCTTGCCAGCCTGATTGTGGGGGTGACGAATCCCGGTTTTGGTGCCATTGTGCTGGTTGCAGCGATTCTGTCCGATCAAATTATTGACAACAGCCTTTCGCCCCGGATTTTGGGCAGGTTAGTGGGATTAAACCCAGTGTGGGTGATTCTGTCGCTGCTGATTGGCGTGCAGACGGCTGGGTTTCTGGGCATTGTTCTGGCGGTTCCGGTTGCCAGCACGATCGGAGATGTTTTGTTAGCGGTACGAACGGTGCAATCAGATTCACCGTCAGCTGTCAATCAAACCGTCAATCAAACCGTCAATCAAACGGTAAGTTAA